A genomic segment from Conger conger chromosome 2, fConCon1.1, whole genome shotgun sequence encodes:
- the ier2b gene encoding immediate early response 2b, which yields MDVNTEARRIMTISLGKLYSSRSQRGGMKLHRSLLLSLVMRTTRDIYHTARLAGESESAVHCAQEQPATVEQMDTSNKAQVETSTPPRAGLALPMDSQPSEVQSEPGYPSCAMGNEDKENRNPASADRHSRKRRGKAAAEPDFLPSKKARMENGGGESPVVRGAGLRNCNGSSCRVGEAFTSVPLPQVVAAF from the coding sequence ATGGACGTAAACACCGAGGCCAGGCGTATCATGACTATTTCCCTGGGCAAGCTGTACAGCTCTCGCTCCCAGCGCGGCGGAATGAAGCTTCACCGgagcctcctgctctctctggttATGAGGACCACCCGGGACATCTACCACACTGCCCGGCTGGCCGGCGAGAGCGAGAGCGCCGTCCACTGTGCCCAGGAACAGCCGGCGACTGTGGAGCAAATGGATACAAGCAACAAAGCTCAGGTCGAGACCTCCACGCCACCGCGTGCCGGGCTAGCTCTCCCCATGGATAGCCAGCCGTCCGAGGTCCAGAGCGAGCCTGGATATCCCAGCTGCGCGATGGGCAACGAGGACAAGGAGAACCGCAACCCGGCGAGTGCTGACCGCCACTCAAGGAAGCGCCGCGGCAAGGCGGCAGCCGAGCCCGACTTCCTGCCCAGCAAGAAGGCGAGAATGGAGaacggagggggagagagcccGGTCGTGCGGGGTGCAGGACTCAGAAACTGTAACGGGAGCAGCTGTCGAGTGGGCGAGGCGTTCACCTCCGTGCCGCTGCCCCAGGTCGTTGCTGCGTTCTGA
- the LOC133122678 gene encoding syntaxin-10 codes for MSLEDPFFVVKGEVQKALSRARGLMERWEELLQEGTPVSRDELDWSTNELRNCLRAIDWDLEDLQETISIVESNPGKFRLGENELQERKEFVERTRQSVQEMKDQLSSPTAVAQREKKNREALLGATGPERYDVLEPHLVSADSSYIQEQQQLIIQDQDDQLELVSGSIRVLKDMSSRIGDEMDEQAVMLGEFNEEMDQTGSRMDSVLKKMEKVSHMTSSRRQWCAIGVLVVVLIVVLILIFAL; via the exons ATGTCGCTGGAGGACCCGTTCTTCGTCGTTAAGGG GGAGGTGCAGAAGGCCCTGTCCCGGGCGCGGGGCCTGATGGAGCGCTGGGAGGAGCTCCTGCAGGAGGGCACGCCCGTCAGCCGGGACGAGCTGGACTGGAGCACCAACGAGCTGCGCAACTGCCTGAGGGCCAtcgactgggacctggaggacCTGCAGGAGACCATCA GCATCGTGGAGTCCAACCCTGGGAAGTTTCGCCTGGGGGAGAACGAGCTCCAGGAGCGGAAGGAGTTTGTGGAGAGGACGCGGCAGTCTGTCCag GAGATGAAGGATCAGCTGTCCAGCCCCACAGCAGTGGCTCAGAGGGAGAAGAAAAACCGAGAG GCTCTCCTGGGGGCCACAGGGCCGGAGCGCTATGACGTCCTGGAGCCCCACCTGGTCTCGGCCGACTCCAGCTACATCCAAGAGCAGCAGCAG CTCATCATACAGGACCAGGACGATCAGCTGGAGCTGGTGTCTGGGAGCATCAGGGTGCTGAAGGACATGTCCAGCCGGATCGGGGATGAGATGGACGAGCAGGCTGT catGCTGGGGGAGTTTAATGAGGAGATGGATCAGACTGGCTCCAGGATGGACTCCGTGCTGAAGAAGATGGAGAAGGTCTCTCACATGACCAGCA gtcgGCGGCAGTGGTGTGCGATTGGAGTCCTGGTGGTGGTCCTGATTGTCGTTCTGATCCTCATCTTTgcactttga
- the LOC133121418 gene encoding nucleus accumbens-associated protein 1-like: MAQTLQMAIPNFGNGVLECLNEQRLQGLYCDVSVLVKGHAFKAHRAVLAASSSYFRDLFNAGSKGGVVELPAAVQPQSFQQILSFCYTGRLSMNVGDQFLLMYTAGFLQIQQIMEKGTEFFLKISSPSCDSAGPPPEEAPPSEPQSPVAPASGRPAACLTPLPLLSRVKLEQEATPHSVLCTPVAKRLWEAGGGGGGGGGGGGGMRKAARFSQEGGRGGGGGNNNGVVAAVANSNNNNNGNGGSACEGASPGNLSVYTSDSPVSYHEEEEEEEGPDDGTEEQYRQICNMYTMYSMLNVGAAERVDALPDHLTSDTRSRVRMRQDLASLPAELVTQIGNRCHPKLYEEGDPAEKLELVSGTSVFITRAQLMNCHVSAGTRHKVLLRRLLASFFDRSTLANSCGTGIRSSTNDPSRKPLDSRVLHAVKFYCQNFAPSFKESEMNAIAADMCTNARRVVRKSWIPKLKLLMADDPYSSFLADSGAKMEDDGLGAEHGFDAAAAAALEAGPVGGEPGTSNEGLGPGVGPGGDASTLFQ, translated from the exons ATGGCTCAGACGCTGCAGATGGCCATCCCCAACTTCGGAAACGGCGTGCTGGAGTGCCTGAACGAGCAGCGGCTGCAGGGCCTGTACTGCGACGTGTCGGTGCTGGTGAAGGGCCACGCCTTCAAGGCCCACCGCGCCGTGCTGGCGGCCAGCAGCTCCTACTTCCGCGACCTGTTCAACGCGGGCAGCAAGGGCGGCGTGGTGGAGCTGCCGGCGGCCGTGCAGCCGCAGAGCTTCCAGCAGATCCTGTCCTTCTGCTACACGGGCCGGCTCAGCATGAACGTGGGCGACCAGTTCCTGCTCATGTACACGGCCGGCTTCCTGCAGATCCAGCAGATCATGGAGAAGGGCACGGAGTTCTTCCTGAAGATCAGCTCGCCCAGCTGCGACTCGGCGGGGCCGCCCCCGGAGGAGGCGCCGCCCTCGGAGCCGCAGAGCCCCGTGGCGCCGGCGTCGGGCCGGCCCGCCGCCTGCCTCACGCCGCTGCCCCTGCTGTCTCGCGTGAAGCTGGAGCAGGAGGCCACGCCCCACTCCGTGCTCTGCACCCCCGTGGCCAAGCGGCTGTGGGAGGCGGGCGGCggcggcggaggaggaggagggggcggaggaGGGATGAGGAAGGCCGCGCGGTTCTCCCAGGAGGGCGGGAGAGGGGGCGGCGGCGGCAACAACAACGGCGTGGTCGCCGCCGTCGCcaatagcaacaacaacaacaacgggAACGGGGGCTCGGCCTGCGAGGGGGCCAGCCCCGGGAACCTGAGCGTGTACACCAGCGACTCGCCCGTCTCCTAccacgaggaggaggaggaggaggaaggcccGGACGACGGCACGGAGGAGCAGTACCGCCAGATCTGCAACATGTACACCATGTACAGCATGCTCAACGTGGGGGCCGCGG agcggGTGGACGCCCTCCCGGACCACCTGACCTCTGACACGCGTAGCCGCGTGCGCATGCGGCAGGACCTGGCCTCGCTGCCCGCCGAGCTCGTCACGCAGATCGGCAACCGCTGCCACCCCAAGCTGTACGAGGAGGGGGACCCCGCCGAGAAGCTGGAGCTGGTCTCAG GCACCAGTGTGTTCATCACGCGGGCCCAGCTGATGAACTGCCACGTCAGCGCGGGGACTCGACACAAAGTGCTGCTGCGCCGGCTGCTGGCCTCCTTCTTCGACCG GAGCACTCTGGCTAACAGCTGTGGGACGGGGATCCGCTCCTCCACCAACGACCCCAGCCGCAAACCACTGGACAGCCGAGTCTTACATGCTGTCAAAT TTTACTGTCAGAACTTCGCCCCGAGCTTCAAGGAGAGCGAGATGAACGCCATCGCGGCGGACATGTGCACGAACGCGCGGCGCGTGGTGCGGAAGAGCTGGATCCCCAAGCTGAAGCTGCTGATGGCGGACGACCCGTACTCCAGCTTCCTGGCCGACAGCGGAGCCAAGATGGAGGACGACGGGCTGGGCGCGGAGCACGGCTTCGACgcggccgccgccgccgccctGGAGGCGGGGCCCGTGGGCGGGGAGCCGGGGACCTCCAACGAGGGCCTGGGGCCGGGGGTGGGGCCGGGGGGGGACGCCAGCACTTTGTTTCAGTGA